A window of Rhododendron vialii isolate Sample 1 chromosome 11a, ASM3025357v1 genomic DNA:
CAAGACTCAAACATAAGCCGAGTCTGCTTTCAGAATGAAGATTAGAAACAAGTCAATATAAAGATGGAGGAAATTTTGAAAGGAATTCAATTTCTTCCTGATCATCCAGATTAGTTGCACAAAACACAAGACGCGTGGCCAACAGGACCACATTCGGTCCCCGTCTGTTTGCCACATAACCAATGATCTAAAATTCGAAAATGATTTCCGCACTCCCTTTTAATCTTCTTACACTTCTTGCTGACGTGGTGTAAAAAACAAATCACAATTATCGATTGAAATCTATACTTGCTGGCACGATTGCACTGGATTTTTCCCcccatcattttatttttccatcACAGATCCCAGATCTAAAGCAGTAGGTTAAGGGCCAGAGCCACACAACTCGGTATGCTTTCCTAATGTCACAGTTATCACAAAACTGGACATCTCTAGGCCAATCAAATAAAGCATGTAACTGAAGAAATCACACAATTATCTTCAAAAACTAGCATTAACTCAGTCCAGTCAATATGAGTGCAGCTCAACCTACTTTTGCTCTCCGGTAATGCATCATACCAGGCTTAATCGTGAAAAACTTAAATACAAACATACATTCTTGTATTCCACATGGAAATTCAATCATAACTGCTTCCAGGAATTGGAAGGACAGGATACACGCGTCAAGATAAAGTTCGCTTGTTGAAAGACTCCATGGTCAAGTTGGCAGTAAAAGCTGGAATTGAATTCATCTTTCTGATAAATATATCAACCTGCAATTGTACCACAATATAATCGGTTACTATTAGCGAGTTCCACCGGCGGAAACTTTCACTGAACCAGCTTAATGAACTCCAGCTCATCGAGGACTGGAGAAGGGCAACTATGCCAGTTCCTAAACAGTAACATTTTAAAGTAAAATTGTGGAAGATCTTGCTCCATACCTGACGGGATATCTCAGGTTGAGAGGTGTAATCATTTACCTATTAGATGGAAGACGAAAATTAGTATATAATGAAACAGGTTCTGGATAAAAGATAATAATGGAATAGACGAAGGACCGGCGTGCTATCAATTCCTGTGTCGGTAAGTCCATACGGGGCTTAGAGACCCGGCTTTAATTGGGGCCCCCTTTAGTGGACGGTGGAGTTGCTCCCAGATTAGCAGGTCCATTGGTTTGGATACCGAGTAATCAAAAGGAAAGTGTCAAAGGAAGAGGCTCTTTATCTCAATCCGAAAGCCAAGAAATCAATTTCTAATGGCCATCTAAAGGATTATGAAGCAAGACAATATCATGGTTTGTTTGAAGACAGCAGACCAGAAGAACTGTGAAGTGTAAACCATTGTGCAACTTACCAGAATGTTTGTATTCCCTGATTCATATTCAaattgtagcttttcatcatcACTTTGAGCATAGATAGACTGGAGAGTAAAACGCGTTACCGGAATTCCATCAGAGCGCTGGTGATCATCCATCACAATCTgcataagtaattatttttcaaaatgcgAGTTCCAAAACCATATCCTATGAGATTTGAGAAACGCGGACAGACGGGAAGGGGAAAAACTGCGAGAGTACATAAGCTTATTCAGCCGTAAATTTGGCGTAAGGAAGCAAAAGCTCCTATTAAGCATTTCTTAGCTGGCCTATTCTCGGTATTTACTTTAAGAATCAAGATTGTAAGAGCACACTGTGATTTTGGGTCCTTTTCCGTTCCCCGTTATCAGATCAGCTAGggattttttaggaaaaaaaaagttagaccTCACAATTTTGAAAGTAAGACCTTATCTGTGTTACCAATAAGGATAGACTTGAGAATTGAGACAGTTATAGGAGAACCAACAAGAAAGTAGAGAAAAATACCTTGTAACCAAAAAGCTCACAGCATGCCCTTCGGAACACTGAAATTTTATCTGCAAAAACAGTCTTGTATCTGGTCCATAAACACATTCAGAAGCTTCAATTTCACGAATCGGATTAAAGTTAACTCAAAGCTATGCAGTAAAAACTTCCATCAACCACAAACCTTTCCTCGCGTTTTTCAAGAGTTGCAATTTGCTCCTTGTATTGCACTATCTTTCCAGAAATATAGGAGTCTACAAGTGTCCCAGCATCACCTGGATGGTTTAACAGAACGCAGGCTTGATTGTAAGGCAGACAACATAGGAAAATTCAATGCTTCTGACAAAATCAACAAGCTAGCACTCAAGTTTCTAGCTATATCTATTACAGGATTTCATATGGATAGTTTCCTAAAAGCTCTAGCTCATTTCCTTTCAAATATATATCAGCCCAACCACGAAGTAGCATCATCACTCGCAGCAGAATAATGCAAAATTAGAACAGCTATTGTCCTCGTGATCACCACCAGATTCATATATTATAACCTAATTCCGAGAATTTTGGATAACCTTGTTACTTGACAAAGCAAGTGCAAGTTTTCtatctaaaaacaaatttcccaATTTAAAGATGTCATGCTTGGAATAAAGGAAAAATCTGGAAGAGTTAAGATGAATGCATTGAATGGTGTAACCATAAAACGGAAAGTTCGTTCTTGCATATCGCCTATTCCCATTACTTTAATTTTCATGAATGACAAGTTAGTGACTTTTTCCCTGCAGAAGAAAGCGAAAGTACACCACAaataaacattaaaaaaaagacgGTCAAAGTAACATAAAATTCTCCATGCGACAAGTTATGTGAGCCTTATACAATTGACCATCATAACAACCTATACAAGGACCACAAACAACGGTAAGTATGTGAAAAGTTTACAGAACAATTTTTTCTACCTGACTGTTTTTTCAACTCTTCAACAGCTTGCAACTTCTCCTTCGTCTTCTGTAATTCACTTTGTAAAGCATCTATCGTCTGTTTTGCCTCATTGTCAACTGCAAGCGTATTCACCATTCGCAGAACTTTTGTATTTGCAGAAGAAAAATCACCATGACCCAGCTGCAAAGGGAATACAAAGAAAAATGCTTTAGGTATAATGAACTTGTTATTCATGATGTGTTATTGGCCACAAAAGAATCTTTCCTTTGTAATGCTTCCAACTGGACCAACTCTGCTGAAAAATGACAGCTTTTTATTTTGAACgtgacttttctttttcttttagcaTAGTTGTTCTGAGTATTACTAACATTGAAGAGTTTTGATTTGGGAACACGCCCAAAAGCCCATCATTGGTGTTTTCGGGAATTATAATTTTTGATAGGCGACACTAAATTGGCTTTTGCTGGAAAATGTACCAAACTTGGGCATCCTATATCAACTTTTCGAGCAGCAATCTCTCCTCCTTCACTCCCTCACACTTGGAGCTTTTTACCTTGTCTCATTGTTTCTTGTAGTATGTGCATGTCGTGTACACTGCCAGTATTTTATGTTCAACAattcatagttttttttatctgttcAACAATTCATAGTTACTAAGACCTTTTCAACTAAAAGAATGCCTTAGAACCACAATACTAATATATCTAAAACCTTCACTCTAGCAAAGTATTTGTAAAGAGAGTGACCCAAAAAATGTAAAATCCGATACAATCAGATGTCACAATTTTTCCCTGCCTAATCAAATATGCTTGTAGCCACAAAACTGCAGTATTAAAAACCAAAGACTCCATATATAATTTCTAACTGGAATATAAAGGAGCCACGTTGATGACCTAATAATACCACGACATATGGTACAACATTGTAATAGGGTCAACATTTTCTGAACCCTCTCTTGCCCATGCCCTTGGAAGAAGTAAACTCTAACGAACCTAAAATGTGAGTGGTATAGGAACAAATATATAACACTACTGAAGAGTTAGAATGATCAAAAAACAGCACGACGCCAAGTAGATTTATCTATGGTAAACAAACCTTGGACTCCAATAGGGAAATTTCAGAACGAAGACGGTCGCCCTCCCTCTCCAATGACTTGATTCTTCTTGCCTCGTTATTTAACCTCTCATTGAGCCCCTTCAACTCATGGTGCTGATGACTGTTGATTTCTTTTTGTGCACCTAAATTAGTTTCCAATTCTTTGATATagctttcctttttggaaagACATGATTCAAGCTCCTGTCCTTGGCAATCAAAACAACAAAGACCCCATAAGGAACAAAAATATCCGggagaaacaaataaaataggTTTGAAGCTGCAAAACCTTAAAAAGAGTTCCATTTACTAAATTGCCCCCTGCAACCACATTATTCTGCGCCTTTAATTCATCGACGACATTTTTCAGCCGATCTTTTTCCTCAGTAACAGATGATAGCTGCCAAACAAATAATAGGAACACAGTAATATCAGTCTTGTGGCCATAAAATCCATGAGCATCtaaaccaaatttgaaaaaggaaagaaataagGATAAACAAGAAGAGCCTTAAAGATATTTCAAGGGGCTTGTCAGATATCGGCAGATACATGGCCGTATCAACAGTACCGTTACGTATCTCAATACCGCGATTTATGTACCGTAGAGCCCTAAGAATTATATCGCAAAGACTAATTTATTTTCCATTGTTTTGCCCCCTCACAATCCACATAACTAAACCCAGTTGAATACACCCCAAATACTCCACATAGGAAGAGGGTAAAATACAGTCCCcttagcaaagaaaataaaaacaaaatgacaTTAATTTTGAGGAACATAAGCATGTTAGGTCACAAGCACCAAATGTAATCCTTACCATCAACTCAATCCGCTTGACCTCTGATTTTAAAGCTCCTGCATTCTCTGTCGCCAATGCAGCTACAGCATCAGCATTTTGTTTTCCAAGTTCTGCAGCATCCAAAGACACCTCTATTTGTTTCAGGCGTGCATTGGCCTCGCCCACCTTCCCCATGCTTTCAATCACCTCTCTATAGAAGGAAAGCCACAAAATGAGTGGGTTCCGAAGTACAAAAATTAAACGTAGTATCTCTACATTTCCCTGTTTTCCCCTATTGCACAGATGATGATTGATTAACTAATAGAAGTAAAGCACGAAGTTGGGGATGAGTGCACCTGAATAGATCCAATGTTTacaataaagagaaaaagaaaagaatacaaaaaataGTTTCCGCTCCTTTGTaaataaagaaggaaaatcATGGTACAGAACACCGATGTACATCATCCCAAGGATGCCGAACAAAAGTGGCATGTAGTCTCCAATGAAACAGACTCCACAGTCCAGCTATATATCTCATAGATCTACTTCATTAGAAACTAGTGTGCACAATTAAAGATGATGAATAATAGTAACATTCTAGAAAGACCAGAGGCATCCCTTTGTTACAAAATCATTGAGTTTAAACATGCTACCGGAGAGGGGATCCAAAAAGCGACATCAGTTTTCAACAAGACGAGGAAAATGAAGGTAGAAGAAAATACATGGAATATAGAACACACCTTTGTAATTCGGCAAACTTGATAGGTATATCCTCAGCACATGATACACCAGGAATGTCTCTCACCAACAACTTCCAAGAAGACAATTCCTCCTCCAACTTCGTCATGCTCAACTGTATATCAGATAATTTAAATAATTCTACTTCAGCCCTCTCCCTCCGGCCCTTTTCCTCCAACAGTTTCTCCTTCAATAACTCAATATCTTCATGAGAGCTTTTTAACTTCCTTGCTTCTCGTACTTCAGACTCCTGAATCAATGTCAATGCAAATagagaagaaaaacaaagacgATTACAACTGTAGAAGTTCTCCGGGGAGTAAGAACAACCACTGACACCATTTCTACAATTTGCAAAAAACTATTAGAGCACAGCAATATCTCAATGCAAAGTACCACAACATGGAAGTGGGGTTGGACATGAATAGGTAGTGATTCAATGATGCCAATACCGTGCAAAACCACATATCTTACACGAGTTTATCCAATAAAGACAATCCAAAGTATTTGGTGAAGTTAAAGATGCATAAATATTAGCTTCTCTTTTGAGGGGGAGACCaaaatgttttgtttgagatgaaCTGAAGATACGTCACCAGTTTACGCTGATCAATTAGCTCAACAATTGTTATAATTATAATTTGTGCAGAAAACAAATAGAAATCAAAGGATTTCATGATAACTTGATCCGATGGGCTTTTAATGAGAAATATCAAATAAGTCAAACCAGACGTGACTCTAGTAAAAAGCCATGTGCAAAAAATCGAAGgataaaaatttggaaaaagcaTACTTACAAAAGCCCGCAGCTCTTCTCGCAGATGCTTTACCAAAATATCGTTCTCTGTAGATGAAACTTCTGGAAATGTGAAACCTGATAGTTTCTTCTCTAGCTCGCTCTTCTGATGCAAGCTCTGAGTAATGTGAGAAGAATGATTAAATAATGCTATCATACTTCACTAAAATGGAGTTGTCAAATACCcagacaaaaatataaattgactACATACATTCGTATATGAGCCAACTTAGCTGCAGAACCATGGAACAGGAAGGAATCAGACACATAGACATATACACATAATTATATTTTGTGTCTAtaatatacatatgtgtgtgtgtatacaaatGTCATGCCCGTGCTATGCACGGAAATGTAAAAAATTCTATAATATTTAATGTTATTTATAGCCAAGGCTAAAATCttgttatgttatttattcttgATTATTTATGATTTAATATTAAATGGAAAAGTTTTAATGAGAGAATGTTTGAGTATGAAAAAGGAAAGTTTAAAAGATGTTTTCTAACCTCTTGTCCTTAGATGCGCAGGAAGAGCCTGTTTCTATATACATTGGTATTAGACATCATTTGATTGGATATAGTAGAGGTTAAGCTAGGGGTTCCCCAATCCAGTCGAATCAGAAAATTGATTGAACAGAGAAAGATatagtttctttttttaagtATACAACAAACATTTACTTTAGCCCAACACTGTATTAAAGAGTAAATCCCTCCTTCACCACATCCACTAATGTCTAACCAAGACACTAAAGGTGGGTTGGTTGGTCATTTAACTAGTGTCCCATTAACCTAGACCATCCCTCCCACACTTGTATATTGCACATTACCAGGGTACCCAAGCAATGTGACACTGTGCTTAGCACCCTCCCTCACGCGCAACATTCTCACTCCACAGCACTTGCTGCCTGGCGTGCAGACCAAGGACACTCACCATCCCTGGAGTACTAATAACATGGTTCACAACTTCACATATTGGGTAGTCCTCAACCCCCAAACTCGAGGTGAGGGTGCCCCTAGGTTTATATACGAAACATTAAGTTTGTACCATGTCTAATTATATGTTTTTATATGTCATAAGATAAGACATACATttctcggaaaaaaaaatgtaaatacaaCAAGAAGATATAATATATGTGAACAAACGAAAAGGAAGAAATATTGTACGTTAATAAAATCTACAATACCATGTCCCTTACTAACAATTGTATTTACCATCATTCTGGCACGAgattcaagaacaagaaaaaaaatgaaatgtgtACATAGGGCAAAAGACGAAGAAGAAAACTGCAAAACCAGCTACCTCATCAAGCCGTTTTTTAGCTTCTTCATGGTGTTGTTTCAGCAGCACCAATTCCTTTTCAGCATTATTAGCTCTGCATTCCATCCTTTCAAGCTaaacaagaaattgaaaatttattccaacaaacaaacaaagcggTCTTCAGATTCAGCAATACATAAGCAACTCACATCTGCAGTTACtctagaaagagaaaattttgaatcACTTTTCACATGTGCAAGCTCCTTCTGCAGGTGCTTCTTTTCCCTCTCTATGCTTTCTGAAAGATGGGTCAGTTTTCCCTCTAATAGGCTTGCCTTCTCTTCAGCTGAAGCTGCTGAAGACTCAGCTTTTTTGCGAAGATTCATTTCACTTTGGAGCTTCACCTATAGACGGATTGCATGAACTATTAGCCGGCAATGATGGCGAAGACAAATAAATCAAAGAAGATCAAAATTCTATAGGGAGGAAAATACAGAAGGAAATATTATCAAAAGGAATACAAGGATAGTGGAATTGAACCCTCGAAATATATAGCCAATTAAACAGTTGCAGAATTAGCAAAGTCTGTCTGCTATCGAGAAACACCTCTATTTTGCAGTACCTAGTCAAAAATAAggctacaacaacaacaacataacagaacccatctagtccccaatcattgggggtatgggcgggggatgattggagacagacctaacctttggcaatatatgcacaaagtggctactctcagaataccactaaaatagtggcccccctaaacctccaagaattGAGGAGCTACAGGGACGTTTTAttgtagaaccatgcccccaaatcaaagccaaatggcatcagagagggcaggcctagagacccaaatcaatttatgtgcacattaccatactttcttcattgatagtccaagGCATCATATGACACCAATAGTCAAAAATAAGgctaatttacaaaaaaataaaaaataaaaatcctggTAAGGTACAAAAAAGGAATGCTAGACCAACTATCCCAATCCACttcattttgtttggttcaGTTCTTTTTTAAACTTGGTCCTACCTCTAAAATTTGTAGCACCAACTGAACTGATAATCCTTGGATCACCGATCACGGGTCAGAAACAAACTCAAACTTGAAAACCAGTACTTAATTTGTGCATTGGCCTGGTATGGTATGGTTTACTGCTTATATGTTCGAGATCTCATGCCAAGACCAAAAATGGTAAAACCACCATTGATGGTAGTCTGGATTCCTACAAGTTCATTTAATTTGCCTTTCCAACACCGCTAATAGCCTCATACCACCTTTGATTCAATGAAACAGCCCATCAGTTCTTTCGATTACACAGATACACTCGGATGGGTCATGGCTTCATATTACCACTAATTTTGAGCAAGCAGAATCATTGTCACAAGTGTAGAATGTGATCAAAAGCAAGAACAGGAGAACAACCATTTTCACCATCACATGTACCACATTGCTCGTACAAGTATATGAGTGGGAACTGGTAAACGTATTGATACTAAATCCTAAAGAAAACATTAATCTAGCCTGTAACCATTTAGTGAATATGAGGTTCAGTGGCCTTGTGTTCAAGTCTCCAATCATTTTCGGTAGAGCCTTAGCTGGGAGCACCAAAGCCTGTTTAACTTTAGAACACAAAGTCAAAAGTCGCTTATTCACAGCTTTGATCGAGTCAGCAAATTTTCCAGATTGATACAACTGCcaacatgaaaaagaaaaaaggaagaaagaaaactaAGTTGTATTCAGAAAGTATTCTCTAACGGTTGCAATCCAAACATAAGACAAACAGAGCAAAATACGGTAGTCAAAAAAAAGTGTAACAAAATCTCTTGAACAATTAAAATCAAAGCAAAAAAAGAGTCAAGTTTATAATAAGATGAGTCTTGTTAATCCCATCCCATGTTGATGAGCAAACAGCATAACTATCAGGCTCGTCACAAGACAATATTATGCATTAAATGCTGAATGTATGATGCACTAAGCTTCCAATTTTACAACGATCATTCTGACTCCACCACATTCGAAATTTTCTTAGAATTTCGTTTTGGTATATCCATAGCATCTATATTCATAAAGTAATAGCTTTACAGGTCAAGATTTTAACAAATGTCAATTCCATTAAGCTTTGGCATCAACATGAACAGGCTGaggaaaatacaagaaaactCATCTGCAGTAAACAGGTCAGAACAAATTCAAGAAAGCTCATAACTCAACTATTGTGCACATGCATAGAGGAGACAACAAATGCTAGCTTAGAAAACTGAGGTAAACTTGTAAGACTGTCAATGAGTTTTATGATACCGAAACATGCatgtttattttgaaacttGCTGCAATGACATTTCTTTAGGTAATGAACAGAGTCTGTAGAATGAATTCACTATTGCCATGATTTCCATTCTAACACTCCAACTATGTCCTTTTCATTGCATATGCAACGCCTACCTAGGTTCAACAATACATTGTAATCATAGCATGAACATTGAACCTATGATAGGAGCTCGGTCATATGTCAACCAAGAGAGAAGGACGtcgaccaaaaaaaagaagaaaacaac
This region includes:
- the LOC131306355 gene encoding mitotic spindle checkpoint protein MAD1 isoform X1; its protein translation is MMLRTPPPKKRRADESGPPESPNSDGQLVIFEDLPVPEPSHDHSEQMLCTYQCRQMVKSEFFDALSSAEKQAHDYKSKLEALNDDFCRAETERKKFRDQFFFAEQELAATKGREQALQEQLLKEVNDSQGRIKNQLKACSELEVKLQSEMNLRKKAESSAASAEEKASLLEGKLTHLSESIEREKKHLQKELAHVKSDSKFSLSRVTADLERMECRANNAEKELVLLKQHHEEAKKRLDESLHQKSELEKKLSGFTFPEVSSTENDILVKHLREELRAFESEVREARKLKSSHEDIELLKEKLLEEKGRRERAEVELFKLSDIQLSMTKLEEELSSWKLLVRDIPGVSCAEDIPIKFAELQREVIESMGKVGEANARLKQIEVSLDAAELGKQNADAVAALATENAGALKSEVKRIELMLSSVTEEKDRLKNVVDELKAQNNVVAGGNLVNGTLFKELESCLSKKESYIKELETNLGAQKEINSHQHHELKGLNERLNNEARRIKSLEREGDRLRSEISLLESKLGHGDFSSANTKVLRMVNTLAVDNEAKQTIDALQSELQKTKEKLQAVEELKKQSGDAGTLVDSYISGKIVQYKEQIATLEKREERYKTVFADKISVFRRACCELFGYKIVMDDHQRSDGIPVTRFTLQSIYAQSDDEKLQFEYESGNTNILVNDYTSQPEISRQVDIFIRKMNSIPAFTANLTMESFNKRTLS
- the LOC131306355 gene encoding mitotic spindle checkpoint protein MAD1 isoform X2; translated protein: MMLRTPPPKKRRADESGPPESPNSDGQLVIFEDLPVPEPSHDHSEQMLCTYQCRQMVKSEFFDALSSAEKQAHDYKSKLEALNDDFCRAETERKKFRDQFFFAEQELAATKGREQALQEQLLKEVNDSQGRIKNQLKACSELEVKLQSEMNLRKKAESSAASAEEKASLLEGKLTHLSESIEREKKHLQKELAHVKSDSKFSLSRVTADLERMECRANNAEKELVLLKQHHEEAKKRLDESLHQKSELEKKLSGFTFPEVSSTENDILVKHLREELRAFESEVREARKLKSSHEDIELLKEKLLEEKGRRERAEVELFKLSDIQLSMTKLEEELSSWKLLVRDIPGVSCAEDIPIKFAELQREVIESMGKVGEANARLKQIEVSLDAAELGKQNADAVAALATENAGALKSEVKRIELMLSSVTEEKDRLKNVVDELKAQNNVVAGGNLVNGTLFKELESCLSKKESYIKELETNLGAQKEINSHQHHELKGLNERLNNEARRIKSLEREGDRLRSEISLLESKLGHGDFSSANTKVLRMVNTLAVDNEAKQTIDALQSELQKTKEKLQAVEELKKQSGDAGTLVDSYISGKIVQYKEQIATLEKREER